Below is a window of Brachyspira hampsonii DNA.
AGCATTTCTTAAGTAATGTAAGAACTATAAAAGTAGAATAATAATTTAGCGATAAGTAAATGAAATTTAGAAGAAGATTTAATATAAAAAGCGGAATAGATTTAACCCCTATGATAGATATAGTATTTAATCTGCTTATATTTTTTATGGTGGGTTCAACAATTATAGTTACGCCGCAAATAGAAATAAGCCTACCTAAATCCACATCTGCAGTAGGTTCAGAAAAAAATGACACTGTAGTGATAAGCATATCAAAAGACGGACAGAAATATATAAACGGATATTTATCCGAAGATATTGATGCAGATCTGAAAGAATTGGCAGACACAGAAGGAGAATTAGAAAAACCTGTTGAAATACGCTCAGACCAAGATGTAAAAACTCAAACTTTAATATCTGTTATAGACAGCGTAAAAAATGCAGGGTTTACAAGACTGAGCATAGCAACTGAAGAACA
It encodes the following:
- a CDS encoding ExbD/TolR family protein, whose product is MKFRRRFNIKSGIDLTPMIDIVFNLLIFFMVGSTIIVTPQIEISLPKSTSAVGSEKNDTVVISISKDGQKYINGYLSEDIDADLKELADTEGELEKPVEIRSDQDVKTQTLISVIDSVKNAGFTRLSIATEEQNQN